In the Catenovulum adriaticum genome, TTTTAATTTTTGTTCTGTTATATCAATAAACTGCACTGATGCTAACATCTGCAACCAAACCGAACTAACAGAGGTAATTAAATCTAGCTGAGCTTGCTCTAATTGAACTATTGTATTTTGGTAATTATATTGCGCGGCTTTTTGTGCATCACTCAATTTACCCCATAAATCAATTTCATAGCTAGCGGATAAACCGGCAGAAACTTGATTAGAAATAGCAGCATCTGAAGCCGATTTACCACGACTGGCCTGCAAGGAAAAATCTAGATCCGGCCAAAATACAGCGCCCGCTCTTTGTAAATTCAATTTAGCTTTGTCTACATCTAATTGCTTAATTCGAATGTTTTGATTATTCGCAATTGCTGTTTCAATCAATTGGTTTAATTGCTCCGAACCAACCCACTGCACTAATTTAGTGCCTTGTGGGGTTTCAGGCAATGCATTTTGCCAACGCGTTGGAAACTCAACTTGCTGATCTATCGCACCATTATAATTACTCTGGCAAGCAGACAAGGTGGCTGTTAATGCGATAAATTTAATTGTTTTTACAAAATTCATTTTATCCATCATGCTTTTTTATAGATTGAAAAGATTACCAAGCTCACATTGTGAATGACATCACTTTTTTATAATTTACATAACTTTTACACATTATTTATACTCACTTACGTAAAAGTAATCATTTAATGTTGAGCATACCAACTAAAAAAGCTATTTATTCAGTAAGCGTAAATAATTAGTCAAATCACACATCGTATTTATACACCTAAGCTACACAAGAAAAACATTATAAAACATATCTTTCACAATAAAAATACAGTTAATTTCGCGCTTAATAAAACACAGTTTTATTGCATAAAAATATTTCATCTTCGTACCTTAATTAAGCAAGTTGTGCTAAAGTTGTGCATCCCAAATTAGTGCAATCCATCTGTTGAGGTATTGATATAACATTATGCCCAGTATAATGCGCAAGAACTTTGCGACCCCCTTAATAACATTATTTATCACCTTATCTACATTACTTTTATCGCCATCAGCTTTTGCCCAAGCCGCTAGCGTAGAAAGACTAGACCTAACTAACCATTTTGTCGGTTATTTTGCAATTACTATGTTTATCGTGGCTTATGCATTAGTAATCGCCGAAGACTTCTTACATTTACGTAAATCTAAACCTGTATTAGTAGCTGCAGGCCTTATTTGGTTCGCTCTGGGTTGGGTTTATACGCAGCACGATATGTCTGAGCTAGCGAAAGAAATCTTCGAACATAACCTTTTAGAATACGCAGAATTATTGCTGTTTTTACTTGTCGCGATGACTTATATCAACGCAATGGAAGAGCGTCGTGTTTTTGATGGCATCCGCATTTGGATGATTTCAAAAGGGTTAAGCTTACGCAGCTTGTTTTGGCTAACCGGTGTATTAGCCTTTGCTATTTCGTCTTTTGCAAACAACTTAACAACCGCAATGTTAATGTGTGCAATTGTATTAAAAGTGGCAAAGGGTAATAAAACCTTTATAAATTTAGCTTGTATTAACATTGTTGTAGGTTCAAACGCTGGCGGTGCATTTAGTCCATTTGGTGATATTACCACGTTAATGGTTTGGCAAGCTGGCTACGTACATTTTGTAGAGTTCTTTAAATTATTTATTCCTGCTGTCGTTAACTTTATTATCCCAGCTATAATAATGAGTTTATTTATCAGTAATGAACCCAGCAAGGTCATTAAAGAAGAATTTGAAATGAAACGCGGCGCTAAACGCATCGTGTGTTTATTTATTTTAACCATAGCAACCTCTGTTATCGCGCACAGCTGGTTTGGCATGCCTCCTGTTTTAGGGATGATGACTGGTTTAGGTTATCTTAAATTCTTTGGTTATTATTTACGCCGCAGTTTACCTCGCTCGCTTGCTAAAAAACGAACCGAAGCTGAAAAACGTAAAGATGACAAAGCACTTAAGCGTTTAGGCCAAGTTGTTCCTTTTGACGTATTTGACAAAGTAGCGCAGGCTGAATGGGATACCTTATTGTTCTTCTTTGGGGTTGTAATGAGTGTGGGTGGTTTAGGCTTTATTGGCTATTTATCATTAATTTCAGAATCCATGTACACAAACTGGGATCCAACTTATGCGAATATAGTAGCAGGATTATTGTCAGCTATCGTCGATAATATTCCTGTTATGTTTGCCGTAATCAGCATGAATCCTGATATGGGCTTAGACCAATGGTTACTTGTTACAATGACAGCGGGTGTCGGTGGTAGCTTGTTATCAGTTGGCTCGGCGGCAGGTGTTGCATTAATGGGTCAGTCTAAAGGTAATTATTCATTCTTTGGTCATTTAAAGTGGAGCTGGGCGATTGCTTTAGGGTACGCTGCTTCAATTGGCGTACATTTACTAATTAATCACTAATTAAATGTACGCTTAACACACTAAAAGCAAATTGCTTTTAGTGTGTTACCTTATCTAAATTGCCTGCCTATATAACTTGTCTTTCTATCTTAACTTCTAATCGTTTATCAAAATCCAACGACATTAATAAGATCCCATTATATTTAACGTTAACACTAGGTCGCTATATCCACCAATGAGAATATTTAATAGCTAACCTCAACTCGGGTTAAGGTGTATTCTAACTAATTGAATTATTTAACCTTATAGACCTGTGTGGTTTCTAACAAGCATTTTTGCGTGGACAAGGCAAATTCACGCGTCAATAGCTAGTCTCGGCTTTAGTTCCGATGTCGCTCTACCTCCCCCTTTCATGGGGTTGAATGCAAGAGAGTTTAACGCAGTTACCGTGCAAAGGCCGCTTGAAACATATTCATTAAACCGAGTTGAGGTTACATACATTATAATCCGCAAAACATGGATATGAATTATTCCCAGCCAACTGGTTATATTCGAGTATTAATAAAGGTATTAAATTAGACAGGCACTAACAAGATTGAGGATTTAAATACATTGCAATTTTTTGGAATTCGCGATGTTTGCGCCCGCGAGTACTGGCTACTTTTAAGAAATAATAGTTGTTTTTTATTTTCAGCGCTATACGTTATTTATTGCTAACTCAGCCAGAAAGTAACTGTTTATCAGGCTTGTTCCAACCTCTTTGAAAACTATTAGCGCATAAAGGCCAATAGTTTAGCAAAAGGTCATAAATACACTAACACGACTTTATGTTAGCCTTTTAACTTTTCTAATAAAGACTGAGCTTCACTTTTTTGTATATCATCACCAT is a window encoding:
- the nhaD gene encoding sodium:proton antiporter NhaD, which produces MRKNFATPLITLFITLSTLLLSPSAFAQAASVERLDLTNHFVGYFAITMFIVAYALVIAEDFLHLRKSKPVLVAAGLIWFALGWVYTQHDMSELAKEIFEHNLLEYAELLLFLLVAMTYINAMEERRVFDGIRIWMISKGLSLRSLFWLTGVLAFAISSFANNLTTAMLMCAIVLKVAKGNKTFINLACINIVVGSNAGGAFSPFGDITTLMVWQAGYVHFVEFFKLFIPAVVNFIIPAIIMSLFISNEPSKVIKEEFEMKRGAKRIVCLFILTIATSVIAHSWFGMPPVLGMMTGLGYLKFFGYYLRRSLPRSLAKKRTEAEKRKDDKALKRLGQVVPFDVFDKVAQAEWDTLLFFFGVVMSVGGLGFIGYLSLISESMYTNWDPTYANIVAGLLSAIVDNIPVMFAVISMNPDMGLDQWLLVTMTAGVGGSLLSVGSAAGVALMGQSKGNYSFFGHLKWSWAIALGYAASIGVHLLINH